A genomic region of Natronoarchaeum mannanilyticum contains the following coding sequences:
- a CDS encoding TRAM domain-containing protein produces the protein MSNAGSTAPVDEGEQYTVEIDEMGEEGDGIAEVEDFVILVPEADLGDRVTVEIDDVADDFATAEVVE, from the coding sequence GTGAGCAACGCAGGATCGACAGCGCCGGTCGACGAGGGCGAACAGTACACCGTCGAGATCGACGAAATGGGCGAGGAAGGCGACGGGATCGCAGAGGTCGAGGACTTCGTGATCCTCGTGCCCGAGGCGGACCTGGGGGATCGCGTCACGGTCGAGATCGACGACGTCGCGGACGACTTCGCCACCGCCGAAGTCGTCGAGTAG
- the cysS gene encoding cysteine--tRNA ligase, with product MTLHVSNSLTGEREPFEPQDPDSVLLYYCGLTVSDLAHLGHARSWVHVDVMHRWLEQLGYDVRHVENFTDVNEKIVARVGEDELGDSEPEVARHFVEEVLADMRSLNLKRADVYPRVSEHVPEIVGMVETLVEKGYAYEANGSVYFDVTTFDEYGKLSNQNLDDIEQQGDPDERSEKRNPADFALWKAGEAHPDDAPAGGETWDSPWGEGRPGWHIECSAMSTTHLADSIDVHVGGRDLVFPHHENEIAQSEAATGEQFAKYWLHVDLLETAGEKMSSSLENYFTVRNAVSEFGPNAIRMFLLSAAYDNTQTYSEAALDEAVERWERLERGYRTAVDAADDVDARTKIEDDELRDAVAEAREEFAEAMNDNFNTREAIAALLSVATAVHRHVDDRDEYDYRGLRDAVEAFEALGGEALGFALAGEADGTARLAEELVELVVEVREQERAAGNYERADELRDELAALGVTVEDTADGVEYHF from the coding sequence ATGACGCTGCACGTATCGAACTCGTTGACCGGCGAGCGAGAGCCGTTCGAGCCGCAGGACCCCGACTCCGTGCTGCTGTACTACTGCGGCCTGACGGTCTCGGACCTCGCGCACCTCGGACACGCCAGGTCGTGGGTTCACGTCGACGTGATGCACCGCTGGCTGGAGCAGCTGGGCTACGACGTCCGGCACGTCGAGAACTTCACCGACGTCAACGAGAAGATCGTCGCCCGCGTCGGCGAGGACGAACTGGGCGACAGCGAACCCGAGGTCGCCCGACACTTCGTCGAGGAGGTGCTTGCCGATATGCGCTCGCTGAACCTCAAGCGGGCGGACGTCTACCCGCGGGTGAGCGAGCACGTCCCCGAGATCGTCGGGATGGTCGAGACCCTGGTCGAGAAGGGGTACGCCTACGAAGCGAACGGCTCTGTGTACTTCGACGTCACGACGTTCGACGAGTACGGCAAGCTCTCGAACCAGAACCTCGACGACATCGAACAGCAGGGCGATCCCGACGAGCGCTCCGAGAAGCGCAACCCCGCCGACTTCGCGCTCTGGAAGGCCGGCGAGGCCCACCCCGACGACGCCCCCGCGGGTGGCGAAACCTGGGACTCGCCGTGGGGCGAGGGGCGGCCCGGCTGGCACATCGAGTGCTCGGCGATGAGCACGACCCACCTCGCCGACTCGATCGACGTCCACGTCGGCGGGCGGGACCTCGTCTTCCCCCACCACGAGAACGAGATCGCCCAGAGCGAGGCCGCGACCGGCGAGCAGTTCGCCAAGTACTGGCTCCACGTCGATCTGCTCGAAACGGCCGGCGAGAAGATGTCCTCGAGCCTGGAGAACTACTTTACCGTTCGGAACGCCGTCTCGGAGTTCGGCCCGAACGCGATCCGGATGTTCCTGCTGTCGGCGGCCTACGACAACACCCAGACCTACAGCGAGGCCGCCCTCGACGAAGCGGTCGAGCGCTGGGAGCGCCTGGAGCGAGGCTATCGTACCGCGGTCGACGCCGCCGACGACGTCGACGCCCGGACGAAGATCGAGGACGACGAGCTGCGCGACGCCGTCGCCGAAGCTCGCGAGGAGTTCGCCGAGGCGATGAACGACAACTTCAACACCCGCGAGGCGATCGCGGCGCTGCTCTCGGTCGCGACCGCGGTCCACCGCCACGTCGATGACCGCGACGAGTACGACTACCGCGGCCTCCGCGACGCCGTCGAAGCGTTCGAGGCGCTCGGGGGCGAGGCGCTGGGCTTCGCGCTGGCGGGCGAGGCCGACGGCACGGCGCGGCTGGCCGAGGAGTTGGTCGAGCTCGTCGTCGAGGTGCGCGAACAGGAGCGGGCGGCCGGAAACTACGAGCGCGCCGATGAGCTACGGGACGAACTAGCGGCGCTGGGCGTCACCGTCGAGGACACGGCCGACGGCGTCGAGTATCACTTCTAA
- a CDS encoding DUF1918 domain-containing protein gives MSFEEDDTVILHDEHSEYDGEEGTITQVMETMFGDETYTVSFEEGQETGISEDSLEAAE, from the coding sequence ATGAGCTTCGAGGAAGACGACACGGTCATTCTGCACGACGAGCACAGCGAATACGACGGCGAGGAAGGGACGATCACGCAGGTCATGGAGACAATGTTCGGCGACGAAACCTACACCGTCAGCTTCGAGGAGGGTCAGGAGACCGGCATCTCCGAGGACAGCCTCGAAGCGGCCGAGTAG
- a CDS encoding Rpp14/Pop5 family protein has product MKHLPKHLRPRWRYLAVGLEGWPDADLDRGDFQRELWYAGQNLLGDAGSADADLTVLDFEFADGTGETIVRARHGHVTEARAALACLDAIDGDEIAVRVRGVSGTIRACEEKYLGRAPEASQERTVAFEGAERPAAAREKLVDVRVGSAFVGATDLDFE; this is encoded by the coding sequence ATGAAACACCTCCCAAAACACCTCCGGCCGCGCTGGCGCTACCTCGCGGTCGGCCTCGAAGGCTGGCCCGACGCCGACCTCGATCGGGGCGACTTCCAGCGCGAACTGTGGTACGCCGGCCAGAACCTGCTGGGCGACGCCGGCAGCGCGGACGCCGACCTCACGGTGCTGGACTTCGAGTTCGCGGACGGCACCGGCGAGACGATCGTGCGCGCCCGCCACGGCCACGTCACCGAGGCCCGCGCCGCGCTGGCCTGCCTGGACGCGATCGACGGCGACGAGATCGCGGTGCGGGTCCGGGGCGTCAGCGGCACGATCCGAGCCTGTGAAGAAAAGTATTTAGGACGCGCTCCGGAAGCTTCCCAAGAGAGAACGGTCGCGTTCGAGGGCGCGGAGCGGCCCGCAGCGGCCCGCGAGAAGCTGGTCGACGTCCGGGTCGGCTCCGCGTTCGTCGGCGCGACGGACCTCGATTTCGAGTGA
- a CDS encoding BolA family transcriptional regulator, protein MDLEEIESLIEAELPDADAEVTQPRGPEDEDHLAALVVSPAFEGKSLVEQHELVYDALGDRMTTDIHAMELKTYAPDEYEG, encoded by the coding sequence ATGGATCTGGAGGAGATCGAGAGCCTGATCGAAGCCGAACTCCCCGACGCCGACGCCGAGGTCACCCAGCCACGCGGGCCCGAAGACGAGGACCACCTCGCGGCGCTGGTCGTCTCGCCGGCGTTCGAGGGCAAGTCGCTGGTCGAACAGCACGAACTCGTCTACGACGCGCTCGGCGACCGGATGACGACGGACATCCACGCGATGGAGCTGAAGACGTACGCACCCGACGAGTACGAGGGCTGA
- a CDS encoding DNA-3-methyladenine glycosylase, with translation MPTGAIPIDTLPGGIDLYATLESGQSYLWRREDGRMYEDAPDGRPWYCTVIDGEALRVRRTAEAIEWESTVDAEETVRTLLRLDDDLPAIFEGAPDDPLVTEAYDYARGLRLVDDPPFPTLIAFICSQQMRVARIHSMVTTLAREYGNPVEFDGRTYHAFPTPDQLAAATEAELRELGLGYRAPYVVRTAEMVADGDAHPRDAEGLPYEEAREELTQFVGVGDKVADCVLLFSLGYLEAVPLDTWIKTAVADYYPECDRGNYRETSRAIREAFGGGYAGYVQTYVFHYLRTREEV, from the coding sequence ATGCCGACAGGCGCGATCCCGATCGACACCCTCCCGGGCGGTATCGACCTCTACGCCACGCTCGAAAGCGGCCAGTCGTACCTCTGGCGCCGCGAGGACGGGCGGATGTACGAGGACGCCCCGGACGGACGGCCGTGGTACTGCACCGTGATCGACGGCGAGGCGCTGCGCGTTCGACGGACCGCCGAGGCGATCGAGTGGGAGAGCACTGTCGACGCCGAGGAGACGGTCCGAACGCTCCTGCGCCTCGACGACGACCTGCCGGCGATCTTCGAGGGCGCGCCGGACGACCCGCTGGTGACCGAGGCCTACGACTACGCCCGGGGGCTGCGCCTCGTCGACGACCCGCCGTTCCCGACGCTGATCGCCTTCATCTGTTCCCAGCAGATGCGCGTCGCGCGCATCCACTCGATGGTGACGACGCTGGCCCGCGAGTACGGCAACCCGGTCGAGTTCGACGGGCGGACCTACCACGCGTTTCCGACGCCAGACCAGCTCGCAGCCGCGACCGAGGCGGAACTGCGGGAGCTGGGCCTTGGCTACCGGGCGCCGTACGTCGTCCGGACCGCCGAGATGGTTGCCGACGGCGACGCGCATCCGCGGGACGCCGAGGGGCTGCCCTACGAGGAGGCCCGCGAGGAGCTGACGCAGTTCGTCGGCGTCGGCGACAAGGTGGCCGACTGCGTGTTGCTGTTCTCGCTGGGCTATCTGGAAGCCGTGCCGCTGGACACGTGGATCAAGACCGCCGTGGCCGACTACTATCCCGAGTGCGATCGGGGGAACTACCGGGAGACGTCGCGAGCGATTCGGGAAGCGTTCGGCGGAGGGTATGCGGGATACGTCCAGACGTACGTGTTCCACTACCTCCGAACGCGCGAGGAAGTCTGA
- the psmA gene encoding archaeal proteasome endopeptidase complex subunit alpha: MQGQAQQQAYDRGITIFSPDGRLYQVEYAREAVKRGTASIGVRTAEGVVLAVDKRIRSPLLEGTSVEKLHKADDHIGIASAGHVADARQLIDFARRNAQTNRLRYGEPIGVETLTKEVTDHIQQYTQVGGARPFGVALIVGGIENGEPRLYETDPSGTPYEWKALAVGADRGEIQEFLEENYDEGGDLESGIVLALEALASVNDGSLSPEGLGMATVDAESEQYVELTKDEIGEYLDAEGLLDEGEEDGDADDEADE, encoded by the coding sequence ATGCAGGGACAAGCCCAACAGCAGGCCTACGACCGGGGGATCACCATCTTCTCCCCGGACGGACGGCTCTATCAGGTCGAGTACGCGCGCGAAGCGGTCAAACGAGGCACGGCGAGCATCGGCGTCCGCACCGCCGAGGGCGTCGTGCTGGCGGTCGACAAGCGGATCCGCTCGCCGCTGCTCGAGGGGACGAGCGTCGAGAAGCTCCACAAGGCCGACGACCACATCGGCATCGCCAGCGCCGGCCACGTCGCCGACGCGCGCCAGCTGATCGACTTCGCGCGCCGGAACGCCCAGACCAACCGGCTGCGCTACGGCGAGCCGATCGGCGTCGAGACGCTGACCAAGGAAGTCACCGACCACATCCAGCAGTACACGCAGGTCGGCGGCGCCCGCCCGTTCGGCGTCGCGCTGATCGTCGGCGGCATCGAGAACGGCGAGCCGCGCCTCTACGAGACCGACCCCTCCGGGACCCCCTACGAGTGGAAGGCACTCGCAGTGGGCGCCGACCGCGGCGAGATCCAGGAATTCCTCGAGGAGAACTACGACGAGGGCGGCGACCTGGAGTCGGGCATCGTGCTCGCGCTCGAGGCGCTGGCCTCGGTCAACGACGGCTCGCTCAGCCCCGAGGGCCTCGGGATGGCGACCGTCGACGCCGAAAGCGAGCAGTACGTCGAGCTGACGAAAGACGAGATCGGCGAGTATCTCGACGCCGAAGGCCTCCTCGACGAGGGCGAGGAGGACGGCGACGCCGACGACGAAGCCGACGAGTAA
- a CDS encoding cupin domain-containing protein: MARSGNTIDNPKTGEHVTFLDTADETDGDRLRFEYDVEAGGATVAPHSHPRQRERIEVRSGVLSARVDGEEGTVLTGQTLVIPPDTPHYVWNVGPEPVRTVVELDPALRTEEFFETTFGLARDGKTDEDGRPSPLQLAVLADEFSEEFRFELGPAPLRRPAAAVLGAVGRAAGYQGTYPAYTKEPVEAEPPTRR, translated from the coding sequence GTGGCACGATCAGGCAACACCATCGACAACCCGAAGACCGGCGAGCACGTGACGTTTCTCGACACGGCCGACGAGACCGACGGCGACCGGCTCCGGTTCGAGTACGACGTCGAGGCCGGCGGGGCGACCGTCGCCCCGCACTCCCACCCGCGCCAGCGCGAGCGGATCGAGGTCCGCTCGGGCGTGCTCTCGGCCCGCGTCGACGGCGAGGAAGGAACGGTCCTGACGGGCCAGACGCTCGTGATCCCGCCCGACACGCCGCACTACGTCTGGAACGTCGGCCCGGAGCCGGTGCGCACAGTAGTCGAGCTCGACCCGGCGCTCCGAACCGAGGAGTTCTTCGAGACGACGTTCGGGCTGGCGCGGGACGGCAAGACCGACGAGGACGGCCGGCCGTCGCCGCTCCAGCTCGCGGTGCTGGCCGACGAGTTCTCGGAGGAGTTCCGGTTCGAACTGGGGCCGGCTCCGCTTCGGCGTCCCGCCGCCGCGGTGCTGGGGGCGGTCGGACGAGCGGCGGGCTACCAGGGAACCTATCCGGCGTACACGAAGGAGCCGGTCGAGGCCGAACCGCCGACGCGGCGCTGA
- a CDS encoding RNA-binding protein, which translates to MPSVPFHYVDLRTFCYATEDDKRVEAALRHYLPEEFEIEVAPTEGHHGDRIVVLSARVENADEMRRVLGQVAEIDQIDRVMDELDERVDENCSLFLRLDKQAAFNGRSELGEGITLRAKVEAYPAKQEAAVENAREAFENAREGAY; encoded by the coding sequence ATGCCGAGCGTCCCGTTTCACTACGTCGACCTGCGAACGTTCTGCTACGCCACGGAGGACGACAAGCGCGTCGAGGCGGCGCTCCGTCACTACCTCCCCGAGGAGTTCGAGATCGAGGTCGCGCCCACCGAGGGCCACCACGGCGACCGGATCGTCGTGCTCTCGGCGCGCGTCGAGAACGCCGACGAGATGCGCCGCGTGCTCGGCCAGGTCGCCGAGATCGACCAGATCGATCGCGTGATGGACGAACTCGACGAGCGGGTAGACGAGAACTGCTCGCTATTCCTCCGGCTCGACAAGCAGGCGGCGTTCAACGGGCGCTCCGAGCTCGGCGAGGGGATCACCCTCCGCGCGAAGGTCGAGGCCTACCCGGCCAAGCAGGAAGCGGCGGTCGAGAACGCCCGCGAAGCGTTCGAGAACGCCCGCGAGGGCGCGTACTGA
- a CDS encoding glutaredoxin family protein codes for MAFEPESELSPEEVQQRVDETIENNEVVLFMKGNELMPQCGFSDRALTLIKQHREEYETVDVLDALDAYRDALEDRSGWETIPQTFVDGEFVGGSDILAELDERGELADELNA; via the coding sequence ATGGCATTCGAACCCGAGTCCGAGCTCTCGCCCGAGGAGGTCCAGCAGCGCGTCGACGAGACCATCGAGAACAACGAGGTTGTCCTATTCATGAAGGGCAACGAGCTGATGCCCCAGTGTGGCTTCTCGGACCGCGCGCTGACCCTGATCAAGCAGCACCGCGAGGAGTACGAGACCGTCGACGTGCTCGACGCGCTCGACGCCTACCGCGACGCCCTCGAAGACCGCAGCGGCTGGGAGACGATCCCTCAGACGTTCGTCGACGGCGAGTTCGTCGGCGGCAGCGACATCCTCGCTGAACTCGACGAGCGCGGCGAGCTGGCCGACGAGCTGAACGCCTGA
- a CDS encoding uracil-DNA glycosylase, giving the protein MPTEYDTGWEYESEFADALAEVPDDHFDPDCFVGGAGPLDADAMLVGEAPGAQEVKQGEPFVGQAGQQLDRTLDAIGHDRDELYISNVVKVRPPENRDPYAAEIDAWAPVLDAELERVDPDVLVPLGSFAAQELLDTDETITDLHGREFEVDGRTVVPCFHPAAALYDRSKTEPIEEALATALDRA; this is encoded by the coding sequence ATGCCCACCGAGTACGACACCGGCTGGGAGTACGAGTCGGAGTTCGCCGACGCCCTCGCCGAAGTTCCTGACGATCACTTCGACCCCGACTGCTTCGTCGGCGGCGCGGGGCCGCTCGACGCCGACGCGATGCTGGTCGGCGAGGCGCCGGGCGCCCAGGAGGTAAAACAGGGCGAGCCGTTCGTCGGCCAGGCGGGCCAGCAGCTCGACCGCACGCTCGACGCGATCGGCCACGACCGCGACGAACTGTACATCAGCAACGTCGTCAAGGTGCGCCCGCCCGAAAATCGCGACCCGTACGCCGCCGAGATCGATGCGTGGGCGCCCGTGCTGGACGCCGAGCTCGAGCGCGTCGACCCCGACGTGCTCGTTCCGCTGGGCAGCTTCGCCGCCCAGGAGCTGCTCGACACCGACGAGACGATCACCGACCTCCACGGGCGCGAGTTCGAGGTCGACGGCCGCACCGTCGTCCCCTGTTTCCACCCCGCCGCGGCGCTGTACGACCGCAGCAAGACCGAGCCGATCGAGGAGGCCCTCGCGACCGCCCTCGACCGAGCCTGA
- a CDS encoding class I SAM-dependent methyltransferase, producing MKKSLEDHAARFDEKAAEYDDSKSEEYRACAELVIRHAAPEADDVVLDLATGTGAIGLAIAENAEFVVGRDISEGMLDQAREKAAERGIENIAFGEGRFRDPGVDRDVDVVVSNFAMHHLSDAEKRESIETIAELEPDRFVLGDVMLFGEADPSEPFYSPEVDDPATVGVLADALTDAGFALTAVEQVHEQVGVLVAERPGGTVDADAAAATDADAESGDDADQETE from the coding sequence ATGAAAAAGAGCCTTGAGGACCACGCCGCCCGGTTCGACGAGAAGGCCGCGGAGTACGACGATTCGAAGAGCGAGGAGTACCGCGCCTGCGCGGAGCTGGTGATCCGCCACGCCGCGCCCGAGGCCGACGACGTCGTGCTGGACCTGGCGACCGGCACCGGCGCCATCGGGCTGGCGATCGCCGAGAACGCGGAGTTCGTCGTCGGCCGGGACATCAGCGAGGGGATGCTGGATCAGGCCCGCGAGAAGGCCGCCGAGCGAGGGATCGAGAACATCGCGTTCGGCGAGGGGCGGTTTCGCGATCCCGGCGTCGACCGGGACGTCGACGTCGTCGTGTCGAACTTCGCGATGCACCACCTCTCCGACGCGGAGAAGCGCGAGTCGATCGAGACGATCGCGGAGCTGGAACCCGACCGGTTCGTCCTCGGCGACGTGATGCTGTTCGGCGAAGCCGACCCGTCCGAGCCGTTCTACAGCCCCGAGGTCGACGATCCCGCGACGGTGGGCGTGCTGGCCGACGCCCTCACGGATGCGGGCTTCGCGCTCACGGCGGTCGAACAGGTCCACGAGCAGGTCGGCGTGCTCGTCGCCGAGCGGCCCGGCGGCACGGTCGACGCCGACGCCGCCGCGGCGACTGACGCCGACGCCGAATCCGGCGACGATGCCGACCAGGAGACCGAATGA
- a CDS encoding RNase P subunit p30 family protein, whose product MYEAVHARPDGDATVARLARTAAELGYDGVVVRNHGDAKADYDPDEVAAATGVDVVDGIEIRADDPQKASGAVGNYRGKRTIVAVHGGTNALNRFAVEQERVDVLAHPMAGDGDVNHVLANAARENGVRIEFDFSKVLRATGGERVQALQGLRKLREIVDHCDAPFVVSADARSHLQLRAPRELRAVGEVIGFDPEAIEAGLREWGEIAERTREIRSETFIEPGVERGRYEKEP is encoded by the coding sequence ATGTACGAGGCGGTCCACGCCCGGCCCGACGGCGACGCCACGGTCGCACGACTCGCCCGCACGGCCGCCGAGCTGGGGTACGACGGCGTCGTCGTGCGGAACCACGGCGACGCCAAGGCCGACTACGATCCCGACGAGGTCGCCGCGGCGACGGGCGTGGACGTCGTCGACGGCATCGAGATCCGCGCGGACGACCCCCAGAAAGCCAGCGGCGCGGTCGGCAACTACCGGGGCAAGCGCACGATCGTCGCCGTCCACGGCGGGACGAATGCGCTCAACCGGTTCGCCGTCGAGCAGGAGCGCGTCGACGTGCTGGCCCACCCGATGGCCGGCGACGGCGACGTCAATCACGTCCTCGCGAACGCCGCCCGCGAGAACGGCGTCCGGATCGAGTTCGACTTCTCGAAGGTGCTCCGCGCGACGGGCGGCGAGCGCGTGCAGGCGCTGCAAGGACTCCGAAAACTCCGCGAGATCGTCGACCACTGCGACGCGCCGTTCGTCGTCAGCGCCGACGCGCGCTCGCACCTCCAGCTACGCGCCCCCAGAGAGCTCCGGGCCGTCGGCGAGGTGATCGGGTTCGACCCCGAGGCGATCGAGGCGGGCCTGCGCGAGTGGGGCGAGATCGCCGAGCGCACCCGCGAGATCCGGTCCGAGACGTTCATTGAGCCGGGGGTCGAACGTGGCAGGTATGAAAAAGAGCCTTGA
- a CDS encoding class I SAM-dependent methyltransferase gives MATLDADATLRAELYDRRMREMDRGDAKFYATLARDAEGPALELACGTGRIYLDALAEGCHVDGFDRSAEMLSFLRERAAERGLEPSVWQADMTDFAVAREYELAYCPFNAMQHLLTIEEQLDTLRNVYDALAPGGRFVFDVFVPSFELIAETYGEWRAEPVEFRGESREFRTRTRIADEVEQEFTVENELYDSDEKRVVTESHRLKMLPKREVELLARASPFEEWSVQGGFESDAAIEDGDPVQVWTLRKGE, from the coding sequence ATGGCGACGCTCGACGCCGACGCGACGCTCCGCGCCGAGCTGTACGACCGGCGAATGCGCGAGATGGACCGCGGCGACGCGAAGTTCTACGCGACGCTCGCGCGTGACGCCGAGGGGCCGGCGCTCGAACTGGCCTGCGGAACGGGACGGATCTACCTCGACGCGCTCGCCGAAGGCTGCCACGTCGACGGCTTCGACCGATCGGCCGAGATGCTATCGTTCCTGCGCGAGCGAGCGGCCGAACGGGGGCTTGAGCCGTCAGTCTGGCAGGCGGACATGACCGACTTCGCCGTCGCCCGCGAGTACGAGCTCGCCTACTGCCCGTTCAACGCGATGCAGCATCTCCTGACGATCGAGGAGCAACTCGACACGCTCCGGAACGTATACGATGCGCTGGCGCCCGGCGGCCGGTTCGTCTTCGACGTGTTCGTCCCGAGCTTCGAGCTGATCGCCGAGACGTACGGCGAGTGGCGCGCGGAGCCGGTCGAGTTTCGCGGAGAGTCCCGCGAGTTCCGGACGCGCACGCGGATCGCCGACGAGGTCGAACAGGAGTTCACCGTCGAAAACGAGCTGTACGACTCGGACGAGAAGCGCGTGGTGACGGAATCGCATCGCCTGAAGATGCTCCCCAAGCGGGAAGTGGAGTTGCTGGCGCGCGCGTCGCCCTTCGAAGAGTGGTCCGTGCAGGGCGGCTTCGAATCGGACGCCGCTATCGAAGACGGCGATCCCGTGCAGGTCTGGACGCTCAGAAAAGGCGAGTGA